The following coding sequences lie in one Zingiber officinale cultivar Zhangliang chromosome 2B, Zo_v1.1, whole genome shotgun sequence genomic window:
- the LOC122048314 gene encoding calcium-dependent protein kinase 5-like, which translates to MPECRNYCSKNKSILSNVLGYFFAHLLSKEDEGRIHENPLEKCLCRTNVKGRYIVASDSSPERIVTSFSQRVLDDPLSKHYQSLNIGEYSGIAGSEDHLLKFENATLLQQFTDGVKCRMFLTIFGGATQRWFKRLPYNSIHCFKDFRKGPKESIRAYIKRFNQVAIDVPIATTEILQGIFDAILKGVIDFESDPWPLISDSAKDLIRNKICSKPSELLTAHQVLCHPWICDHGVALDRALDLAVLSHLKQFSTMNKLKKMALRVIAESLSEEEIAGLREMFKAMDTDNSGSITFDELKAGFRRYGSTLKDTEIRDLMEAADVDNSGTIDYGEFIAATIHLNKLEREEHLAAAFSYFDKDGSGYITVDELQQACKEHNMTDAFLEDIIKEVDQDNVSTILHDLHAIL; encoded by the exons ATGCCAGAGTGCAGAAACTATTGCAGCAAAAACAAGTCAATACTG TCCAACGTCCTCGGGTATTTCTTCGCACACCTTTTGAGTAAGGAGGATGAAGGGAGGATCCACGAGAATCCTCTAGAGAAGTGCCTATGTAGGACAAACGTAAAGGGAAGATATATCGTAGCCAGCGATAGTTCTCCTGAGAGGATTGTCACTTCCTTTTCTCAACGAGTGCTGGATGATCCTCTGTCGAAGCATTATCAAAGCTTAAATATTGGAGAATATTCTGGGATAGCTGGTTCAGAAGatcatcttcttaaatttgaGAATGCTACTCTCTTACAACAATTTACTGATGGTGTCAAATGTCGGATGTTCCTCACTATCTTTGGAGGAGCAACTCAAAGGTGGTTTAAGCGGCTGCCTTATAATTCTATTCACTGCTTTAAGGATTTTCGTAAG GGGCCGAAGGAATCTATTCGAGCCTATATTAAGAGGTTTAATCAGGTGGCCATAGATGTACCTATAGCTACCACTGAGATCTTG CAAGGAATTTTTGATGCAATTTTGAAGGGAGTCATTGATTTTGAATCAGATCCATGGCCGTTGATCTCAGACAGTGCCAAAGATCTCATAAGGAACAAGATATGTTCTAAACCTTCAGAACTCTTGACAGCCCATCAAGTACTAT GTCATCCTTGGATATGTGATCATGGAGTTGCTCTTGATCGAGCACTTGATCTGGCAGTTCTTTCTCACCTCAAACAATTCTCTACAATGAATAAGTTAAAGAAGATGGCTTTGCGA GTTATAGCGGAAAGCCTTTCGGAGGAAGAGATTGccggattaagagaaatgttcaAGGCAATGGACACAGACAACAGTGGGTCAATTACCTTTGATGAGCTTAAAGCAGGTTTCAGAAGATATGGCTCGACTTTAAAGGATACAGAGATTCGTGATCTTATGGAAGCA GCAGATGTGGACAACAGCGGAACCATCGACTATGGTGAATTCATTGCTGCGACAATACATCTTAACAAGCTAGAGCGCGAGGAACACTTGGCGGCGGCTTTTTCATACTTCGACAAGGATGGAAGTGGTTATATCACAGTTGACGAGCTTCAGCAAGCTTGCAAAGAGCATAATATGACTGATGCTTTTCTCGAAGACATCATTAAAGAAGTGGATCAGGATAATGTGAGTACTATATTACATGATCTACATGCAATTCTATAG